In the genome of Drosophila pseudoobscura strain MV-25-SWS-2005 chromosome 3, UCI_Dpse_MV25, whole genome shotgun sequence, one region contains:
- the Fem-1 gene encoding protein fem-1 homolog B isoform X2 codes for MNAELYRTRKRWYESAWPGPSFWRGANDTMPVSSYITYPANFDQPDGQSLTPLTMAAMSGNVTFVKTLLSHYDVDLERECNVIFDGLVVYGATALWVAAGMGHLQIVKMLVQAGAAINHNTKAQSSPLRAACYEGRLDIVQFLIEHGADVNATNLFNNNTLMIAAYKGHHLVVKTLLQNGSRPNDQALCGATALHYAAESSNLDVVLVLLDHGATLKKNEIGITPALQAAERLNDDVVEAFIQRPDLMSLEEQITALELLGATYANDKTKYDINRAYSYLLRAMQLRYSDPRGVIRKKVQPPVPAYDSWFETENLPELNAIKLNHHSIHMESLAIRERILGRNNPDVPQAIVYRGAVMADHGRFDQCQVLWNYAIDLRMRNNVSVDRDLLRFAQLFAQILRADNHRLTLDHVLPVLTKCQQEIENNKFKIRQAKPNTCASLLQDQNNQNCITALYLIKIVTQLARRKKDQDINEEHIQQLFLVVRKFIQNDTRLNDGQTLLHIAVNGVMPVDEFYTNEMCRFPCYATALVLVHCGASVVAVDAARNTPLHILVSKVNSSQDRQGEMARILQLFVEAGAHLDAVNAAGQTAAAACKSGLATLANLLHGHQNAHTSLKCLAARTIATHRLNFKGLIPMQLEAFIQMHSVHKVLP; via the exons ATGAACGCGGAGCTGTATCG CACACGAAAACGCTGGTACGAGTCCGCCTGGCCAGGACCGAGCTTCTGGCGTGGAGCTAACGACACCATGCCCGTGTCCAGCTACATAACGTATCCGGCG AATTTCGATCAGCCAGATGGACAATCGCTGACCCCGCTGACGATGGCCGCCATGTCGGGCAATGTGACGTTTGTGAAGACCCTTCTCTCGCACTACGATGTGGATCTGGAGAGGGAATGCAATGTCATCTTCGATGGCCTGGTGGTGTATGGGGCCACAGCCCTGTGGGTGGCTGCTGGCATGGGACATCTACAGATCGTGAAGATGCTGGTCCAGGCAGGAGCGGCTATCAATCACAATACCAAGGCGCAATCATCGCCCTTGAGAGCTGCCTGCTACGAAG GACGCCTGGACATTGTCCAGTTCCTGATAGAGCACGGAGCCGATGTAAACGCCACAAATCTGTTCAACAACAATACATTGATGATTGCCGCCTACAAGGGGCACCATCTAGTCGTGAAAACCTTACTGCAGAACGGTTCGCGTCCCAACGATCAGGCGTTGTGCGGAGCTACTGCTCTGCACTATGCGGCCGAGAGCAGCAACTTGGATGTGGTGCTGGTTTTGCTGGATCATGGAGCCACATTAAAGAAGAATGAAATCGGCATAACACCCGCCCTGCAAGCAGCAGAGCGGCTGAATGACGATGTCGTCGAGGCCTTCATACAGCGGCCGGATCTGATGAGCCTCGAGGAGCAGATCACAGCATTGGAACTACTCGGGGCCACTTATGCCAATGACAAGACCAAGTACGACATCAATCGGGCCTATAGCTATCTGCTGCGGGCCATGCAGCTACGTTACAGCGATCCCCGGGGCGTGATCCGCAAGAAGGTTCAGCCGCCAGTGCCCGCCTATGACAGTTGGTTTGAGACCGAGAACCTGCCCGAGCTGAACGCCATCAAGCTGAACCACCACTCCATACACATGGAGTCGCTGGCCATACGAGAGCGCATTCTGGGACGCAACAATCCGGACGTCCCTCAGGCCATTGTCTACCGTGGAGCTGTGATGGCGGACCATGGTCGCTTCGACCAGTGCCAGGTGCTGTGGAATTATGCCATTGATCTCCGCATGCGTAACAAT GTCTCTGTGGATCGCGATCTGCTGCGCTTCGCCCAACTGTTTGCCCAAATTCTGCGAGCGGATAATCACCGTCTCACCCTAGACCACGTTCTGCCCGTGCTGACCAAGTGCCAGCAGGAGATAGAGAACAACAAGTTCAAGATACGCCAAGCGAAGCCAAATACGTGTGCCAGTCTGCTGCAGGACCAGAACAACCAGAACTGCATTACAGCTTTATATTTAATCAAGATTGTTACTCAGCTGGCGCGTCGCAAGAAGGACCAGGACATCAACGAAGAGCATATCCAACAACTCTTCCTTGTGGTCCGCAAGTTCATACAGAACGACACTCGTCTCAACGATGGGCAGACTCTGCTGCACATCGCTGTCAATGGTGTGATGCCTGTGGATGAGTTCTACACGAATGAGATGTGCAG GTTCCCGTGCTATGCCACTGCCCTGGTGTTGGTCCACTGCGGGGCCTCTGTGGTGGCCGTGGATGCAGCTCGCAATACGCCTCTGCACATACTGGTGTCCAAAGTGAATTCCTCGCAAGACCGACAGGGCGAGATGGCACGCATTCTCCAGCTATTCGTGGAGGCAGGAGCCCACTTGGATGCAGTTAATGCCGCGGGACAGACAGCGGCCGCGGCTTGCAAGTCTGGCCTGG CTACCTTGGCCAACCTACTGCACGGTCATCAGAACGCCCACACCAGCCTCAAGTGTCTGGCGGCCCGCACAATAGCCACCCACAGGCTGAACTTCAAGGGTCTGATACCCATGCAACTGGAGGCGTTCATCCAAATGCACAGCGTGCACAAAGTGCTACCGTAG
- the Fem-1 gene encoding protein fem-1 homolog B isoform X1 produces the protein MEVDPEELQEENTSFYNGYPLDFEYFNMAHGMLVEISEELREKFPHEEHFKLQQLNTLYLAARSSQMMRFVEALNTANSKAVQTYLVNTNFDQPDGQSLTPLTMAAMSGNVTFVKTLLSHYDVDLERECNVIFDGLVVYGATALWVAAGMGHLQIVKMLVQAGAAINHNTKAQSSPLRAACYEGRLDIVQFLIEHGADVNATNLFNNNTLMIAAYKGHHLVVKTLLQNGSRPNDQALCGATALHYAAESSNLDVVLVLLDHGATLKKNEIGITPALQAAERLNDDVVEAFIQRPDLMSLEEQITALELLGATYANDKTKYDINRAYSYLLRAMQLRYSDPRGVIRKKVQPPVPAYDSWFETENLPELNAIKLNHHSIHMESLAIRERILGRNNPDVPQAIVYRGAVMADHGRFDQCQVLWNYAIDLRMRNNVSVDRDLLRFAQLFAQILRADNHRLTLDHVLPVLTKCQQEIENNKFKIRQAKPNTCASLLQDQNNQNCITALYLIKIVTQLARRKKDQDINEEHIQQLFLVVRKFIQNDTRLNDGQTLLHIAVNGVMPVDEFYTNEMCRFPCYATALVLVHCGASVVAVDAARNTPLHILVSKVNSSQDRQGEMARILQLFVEAGAHLDAVNAAGQTAAAACKSGLATLANLLHGHQNAHTSLKCLAARTIATHRLNFKGLIPMQLEAFIQMHSVHKVLP, from the exons ATGGAAGTCGATCCGGAAGAGCTTCAGGAGGAGAATACATCGTTCTACAATGGCTATCCACTTGACTTTGAGTACTTTAACATGGCCCACGGCATGCTCGTGGAAATCAGCGAGGAGCTGCGCGAAAAGTTCCCTCATGAGGAACACTTCAAGCTACAGCAGCTGAACACTCTTTACCTGGCCGCCCGGAGCAGCCAGATGATGAGATTCGTGGAGGCTCTCAACACCGCCAACAGCAAGGCGGTGCAGACATACCTGGTCAATACA AATTTCGATCAGCCAGATGGACAATCGCTGACCCCGCTGACGATGGCCGCCATGTCGGGCAATGTGACGTTTGTGAAGACCCTTCTCTCGCACTACGATGTGGATCTGGAGAGGGAATGCAATGTCATCTTCGATGGCCTGGTGGTGTATGGGGCCACAGCCCTGTGGGTGGCTGCTGGCATGGGACATCTACAGATCGTGAAGATGCTGGTCCAGGCAGGAGCGGCTATCAATCACAATACCAAGGCGCAATCATCGCCCTTGAGAGCTGCCTGCTACGAAG GACGCCTGGACATTGTCCAGTTCCTGATAGAGCACGGAGCCGATGTAAACGCCACAAATCTGTTCAACAACAATACATTGATGATTGCCGCCTACAAGGGGCACCATCTAGTCGTGAAAACCTTACTGCAGAACGGTTCGCGTCCCAACGATCAGGCGTTGTGCGGAGCTACTGCTCTGCACTATGCGGCCGAGAGCAGCAACTTGGATGTGGTGCTGGTTTTGCTGGATCATGGAGCCACATTAAAGAAGAATGAAATCGGCATAACACCCGCCCTGCAAGCAGCAGAGCGGCTGAATGACGATGTCGTCGAGGCCTTCATACAGCGGCCGGATCTGATGAGCCTCGAGGAGCAGATCACAGCATTGGAACTACTCGGGGCCACTTATGCCAATGACAAGACCAAGTACGACATCAATCGGGCCTATAGCTATCTGCTGCGGGCCATGCAGCTACGTTACAGCGATCCCCGGGGCGTGATCCGCAAGAAGGTTCAGCCGCCAGTGCCCGCCTATGACAGTTGGTTTGAGACCGAGAACCTGCCCGAGCTGAACGCCATCAAGCTGAACCACCACTCCATACACATGGAGTCGCTGGCCATACGAGAGCGCATTCTGGGACGCAACAATCCGGACGTCCCTCAGGCCATTGTCTACCGTGGAGCTGTGATGGCGGACCATGGTCGCTTCGACCAGTGCCAGGTGCTGTGGAATTATGCCATTGATCTCCGCATGCGTAACAAT GTCTCTGTGGATCGCGATCTGCTGCGCTTCGCCCAACTGTTTGCCCAAATTCTGCGAGCGGATAATCACCGTCTCACCCTAGACCACGTTCTGCCCGTGCTGACCAAGTGCCAGCAGGAGATAGAGAACAACAAGTTCAAGATACGCCAAGCGAAGCCAAATACGTGTGCCAGTCTGCTGCAGGACCAGAACAACCAGAACTGCATTACAGCTTTATATTTAATCAAGATTGTTACTCAGCTGGCGCGTCGCAAGAAGGACCAGGACATCAACGAAGAGCATATCCAACAACTCTTCCTTGTGGTCCGCAAGTTCATACAGAACGACACTCGTCTCAACGATGGGCAGACTCTGCTGCACATCGCTGTCAATGGTGTGATGCCTGTGGATGAGTTCTACACGAATGAGATGTGCAG GTTCCCGTGCTATGCCACTGCCCTGGTGTTGGTCCACTGCGGGGCCTCTGTGGTGGCCGTGGATGCAGCTCGCAATACGCCTCTGCACATACTGGTGTCCAAAGTGAATTCCTCGCAAGACCGACAGGGCGAGATGGCACGCATTCTCCAGCTATTCGTGGAGGCAGGAGCCCACTTGGATGCAGTTAATGCCGCGGGACAGACAGCGGCCGCGGCTTGCAAGTCTGGCCTGG CTACCTTGGCCAACCTACTGCACGGTCATCAGAACGCCCACACCAGCCTCAAGTGTCTGGCGGCCCGCACAATAGCCACCCACAGGCTGAACTTCAAGGGTCTGATACCCATGCAACTGGAGGCGTTCATCCAAATGCACAGCGTGCACAAAGTGCTACCGTAG
- the galla-1 gene encoding MIP18 family protein galla-1 has protein sequence MLSYIKRKLSESDGGSSVVPVTSSCGGGVSSNSSSSNSSSGRTSADDLVRKTSQMSMDNEAIAYGEDALLQELGYKNATDLQETIYDLLRGIRDPEKPCTLEDLNVIYEDGIFVLPPTRSNVSVVRIEFNPTVPHCSLATLIGLCIRVKVERGLPHNIKLDIYIKKGAHQTEDEINKQINDKERIAAAMENTNLRQLVENCIKDEE, from the exons ATGCTGTCTTACATCAAACGCAAGCTCTCCGAGTCCGACGGCGGTTCTAGCGTCGTACCCGTGACGTCCTCGTGTGGCGGAGGCGtcagcagtaacagcagcagcagcaacagctctaGCGGCCGCACATCAGCGGACGATTTAGTGCGCAAAACGAGTCAGATGTCGATGGATAATGAAGCGATTGCCTACGGCGAGGACGCACTGCTGCAAGAGCTTGGCTACAAGAACGCCACGGACTTGCAAGAGACCATCTACG ACTTGTTGCGCGGCATACGCGATCCCGAGAAGCCCTGCACTCTGGAGGATCTGAATGTGATCTACGAGGACGGTATATTCGTCCTGCCCCCCACACGCTCGAATGTATCTGTT GTACGCATCGAATTCAACCCGACGGTGCCGCACTGCTCCCTGGCTACGCTGATAGGGCTCTGCATACGCGTGAAGGTGGAGCGTGGTCTGCCGCACAACATTAAGCTGGacatttacataaaaaaaGGAGCTCATCAAACGGAAGACGAAA TCAACAAGCAAATCAATGACAAGGAGCGCATTGCTGCGGCCATGGAGAACACCAATCTTCGCCAACTGGTCGAAAACTGCATCAAGGATGAGGAGTAG
- the LOC4804420 gene encoding uncharacterized protein translates to MSMLGFVYLVLILGWILIVLFLKCKKSLAAPFRFGENYTDAIADTERRPSVHVIQLQNEDVESEDHYLDSFHRNTENLQRYSHRSQRSTLEERTVERAYPTDAVINPAYMHDEDYVINAPPPTYEEVMRQPQVYPQVRHNNHKISDANI, encoded by the exons ATGAGTATGTTGGGGTTTGTCTATCTGGTTCTCATCTTGGGCTGGATACTGATCGTGCTGTTTCTCAAGTGCAAAAAGTCCTTGGCCGCTCCGTTTCGCTTTGGCGAGAACTACACAGATGCCATAGCCGATACGG AACGTCGTCCTTCGGTGCATGTGATACAGCTGCAGAATGAGGATGTGGAGAGCGAAGACCACTATTTGGATAGCTTTCATAGGAACACAGAAAACCTGCAGCGTTACTCGCATCGCTCGCAACGCTCCACCCTGGAAGAGCGCACTGTTGAACGTGCCTATCCCACAGATGCCGTCATTAATCCGGCCTACATGCACGATGAGGACTATGTGATCAATG CGCCGCCACCGACGTACGAGGAGGTAATGCGCCAACCACAGGTTTACCCACAGGTTCGCCACAATAATCACAAGATAAGCGATGCTAATATTTAG
- the exu gene encoding maternal protein exuperantia-1 yields the protein MVAEISKDCVTIAAADQCVDMKEELPAGNYILVGVDVDTTGRRLIDEIVQLAAYTPKDNFQQYIMPYMNLNPAARQRHQIRVISIGFYRMLKSMQTYKIIKSKSEVAALMDFLNWLEMLVAKQPSTDGIVMLYHEERKFIPYMVLEALKKYGLIERFNRTVKSFVNTFNMAKASLGDANLKNCGLRKLSLLLAKSNDESANKENEPENVNRNGSSNDKCHKNGMNQEHDFFEGSANVRAKMVYEVALQLTNSNRTSEPESSEELVNLFNAVKPFAKLVSSDIMELQTQNENMGRQNSFRPVFLNYFRTTLYHRVRAVKFRIVLAENGFTLDSLKAIWTEKRKEGLELALTNIDTLKTEEKTELVDLLDSFFDPSKATIKPSFKPNGNGPRRRIRANGAASSKNGAMSSRSTSTEFGAGGDKSQTEGLSAPVPDSTTKSPSPGKTGGRPHRKRNNTRNGFGSAKGPKKAETLNIAAPEPPQSPVAVSTPVAIAATN from the exons ATGGTTGCCGAAATTTCTAAAGATTGTGTTACCATTGCCGCGGCCGATCAGTGCGTGGACATGAAGGAGGAGCTGCCGGCAGGTAACTACATCCTGGTTGGTGTTGATGTAGACACCACTGGACGACGTCTGATTGATGAG ATTGTCCAGTTGGCTGCCTACACTCCAAAGGACAACTTCCAGCAGTACATCATGCCGTATATGAATCTGAATCCAGCCGCTCGTCAGCGTCATCAAATTCGTGTGATTTCGATCGGCTTTTATCGCATGCTGAAGTCGATGCAGACCTACAAG ATTATCAAATCTAAATCGGAGGTTGCTGCTCTCATGGACTTTCTCAACTGGCTTGAGATGCTGGTCGCCAAACAGCCCAGCACTGATGGCATCGTTATGCTCTATCACGAGGAGCGTAAATTCATACCCTACATGGTATTGGAAGCGCTCAAGAAGTACGGTCTGATTGAAAGATTCAATCGGACGGTGAAGTCTTTTGTCAACACTTTCAATATGGCCAAGGCCTCCCTTGGCGATGCTAATCTCAAGAACTGTGGTCTACGCAAGCTTTCGTTGCTCTTGGCCAAGTCGAATGATGAAAGTGCCAACAAGGAGAATGAACCTGAGAATGTCAACagaaacggcagcagcaacgataAGTGCCACAAGAATGGAATGAATCAGGAGCATGACTTTTTCGAGGGGAGTGCCAATGTGCGTGCCAAGATGGTCTACGAAGTGGCCCTGCAGTTGACCAACTCTAACCGCACATCCGAGCCAGAGTCTTCGGAGGAATTGGTTAACCTCTTCAATGCCGTGAAACCATTCGCCAAACTTGTCAGCTCTGACATCATGGAGCTGCAAACCCAGAACGAGAACATGGGCCGCCAAAACTCGTTCCGTCCTGTCTTCTTGAACTATTTCCGCACCACTCTGTACCATCGTGTTCGTGCTGTGAAGTTCCGCATCGTGCTGGCTGAAAATGGCTTTACTTTGGATTCTCTAAAAGCCATTTGGACCGAGAAGCGCAAGGAGGGCTTGGAACTGGCTCTGACCAATATTGATACCCTGAAGACCGAGGAAAAGACCGAGCTGGTGGATCTTCTGGACAGCTTCTTTGACCCAAGCAAGGCGACCATCAAGCCGAGTTTCAAGCCCAATGGCAATGGCCCTCGTCGTCGTATTCGAGCCAACGGAGCAGCATCATCGAAGAATGGAGCCATGAGCTCCCGTTCTACCAGCACTGAATTCGGTGCTGGTGGCGACAAGTCCCAGACCGAGGGACTCAGTGCCCCAGTGCCGGACTCCACCACCAAGTCGCCCTCGCCCGGCAAGACTGGCGGACGTCCTCATCGCAAACGCAACAACACTCGCAACGGCTTTGGCAGTGCTAAGGGACCCAAGAAGGCTGAGACACTGAACATAGCGGCCCCGGAACCACCACAGTCGCCAGTGGCGGTGTCCACACCAGTGGCTATTGCTGCCACCAACTAA